Below is a genomic region from Castanea sativa cultivar Marrone di Chiusa Pesio chromosome 2, ASM4071231v1.
TCTTAATTTTCTATTCCATGTAGTATTTCCCTTGTTGAAATTGGTTGTTTCCTTATTTTTGATGTTTCAGCAAAATTAATCCAACAATATTGGGGTGCATTGCTGGGTCTGCTTTAATGAGGAAGGCTGCATCACTTGCTTTTCAGAATAAGAAAAGGTCTACACTTACCAGCGATATCATTGAGTGCTTGGGGCAAAGGTATTGGCTCCTTTGAGAATGATTTTCAAGTGTAAAAAAAGAGTTGAGTCTCAGctttaaaactctttttttggcAGTTTGGAGGATATTTGTCCCGCCATTTGAAGCTGCTGCTTCATACTGAGAGTCACAACGGCGGCCCCAGGAGAGACATTGCTGGGTTGAACCTATTTTCTGTTTCTTCCTGTCCTAATCTTGTAAGACGTGTCTTTATCTTCCCCCACTTTTGTCCTTCTTTCTCTCAAATTCAATGAAGTATTTACTGTAAAGAAGATTGACATATTAAGAAGGGctggtttttcttttggttgatATAGAACAAATTTGGTCCTTCTCATGCTCTTTGTGAAATCCTAGACCACCACCTATCCCAATGATCTATGGCCATGCCATCCAACTAGTAATTCTTCTCTGCTTAATAAATGGAACTGTCATTTCAACCCAATTCTGTAGGATGTTGTGTTACAAATCACTCTGCTTTAGATTTCTTTCAATTTAATAGACATGATGACTACTTGATAGGCATAGATTAGGAATATGTGAAATCCAGTTTAGTCCCCAAAGTTAATATGCAACAAAATTATTAACACTTTACCAATTCATCCAATTATGTGATTTACAAATTAGTTATTTATCACCGCAGACCAGCAAGCACCAAATCATTAAGCAACGCAGTAAACAATAATGACAGGTAGATTTGGTGATGAAGTGGAAATTGATGGAGAATGTCTCCAATGGAAAAACCACTGGAAGGGTAACCTACCCCAACTAATGCAATCCGGTATAAAAGGAGTTTATAGTCAAGGAGGGAGGAGGGAGAACTTTTGTCACCCAGACGTTACAATCCCAGAATATGAACATATTGTTGCGACCCACAATAGTTTTAGAACTTACAAACTTCTCATACATGAACCCCTTCACAAATGACTTGTATTTAACTAGAACCTCTAACTGACCCCAAGTGCATTCTTAAAAGATTGCTACCACAGTGAACTTCACTAGGATGAAGGCTTTGTGGTTTTAATCTTCTTGATCACGAGTAAGGCTGCAAATCGATGAGAATATGCTCTTTTGTACTTATGGGTTGAATTGATGGAGACTTCAAATTACTCTCTGTTTTGCTGTGTCTGCCTCTCCAAGCTGCTTGGAAGTCGCGCATATAAATCCTTGTATAGTAATTGTTATAGAAAACAAAGGCACCACACCAGTTTCAATTAAAACATGCACGTAAAACTTATTCTGTGATTCTCAATCGATTGAGGAACTGTTGAAACCTTTCTTTTGATTGATCAAGCATTTGTCAAATTATGGATCTTGATCAATTGAGTGACTGTCGAAATCTATACATAATGTACTTTTTGAGATCCCTGAACATAATTTTAATGACTCATTCTAAGTTACATTATCATGGATATTGCCAAACTAAAATTTAACAGTATCAATGATTTTGAACTTGCAAAGAAGTGACAAAAGATACCAACCACGTAAGGCAAAGGGATTCTAGTGCAttaacttttgttttatttattccCCCATGTGTGGATTAAGATTACATGAGTGCGATTACACAGGTGCTAAAAAAAGTTCAATTGCATTAAAGCTGATATAGAATGCTTAAAAGCGGCCATTATAGAATTGCAATAATGAATTCATGTATGATAGTTGatagagaggaaagaaaagggacACGTAAGGTGAACAATGGCTATTGTGTGGCGGGCAGGTTGGCAAACCATTATCACCATTAATGATATTAGGCCAGTGCATTATTTGTACTGCCACTAATTGCAGATAAAGCAGAAACTTGCATTTTGTTACTTTCTGTATTTCAATGAAATCTAAGCGGTTGTGAATTTGTGATATGGGTCCTGTCTTTCAAAACACACGACTGCTCtaaagtattaaaattttcctcttCTCAGAAACCCATCTCATACATTCATGTGTCCAAATAACTTAGACTAGCATTAGTCTGACAGattattaaactaaaaaacatgtcaagtgGTTGTGATATGAGTCCTATCTTTCAAAACACAGGACTGCTCcaagtattaaaattttaatcttctCAGAAACCCATCTCATACATTCAAGTGTCCACATAATTTAGACTAGCATTAGTCTGACAGATTATTAAACTTAAAAACATGTTAAGTGGTTGTGATATGTAGAATATGGCTTGAATTAGGAATTCGACTCCTTATTGGATTTGGATAAGGAAGAAATTTTATTCCTTTTGGGTTACTATTGTTTGAAGTTATCAAACTTTATTAGAAGTTTTGTCTACCACTTAATTTTGAgttctatttggaataggagtgATTCTCCTTTTGTGTGTGGAAAAGAAGTCTAGTcctttttggttttggattaCTAGCCGACTCAAGTCTCCTATATAAACATAGTGCTGTTACAGAAAATTAGAGTGAAAGAGATAGACAATATGTGAGAAAAAGACTCTCTCTTCATTTGgttatttgatatttgtggGTTGCAATTTGGAATAGTGAGAGAGGTTTGTTGCCGCTTGATTTTGGTTTTACGGTTTGGTGATTTGCTCTCTCTTGATACATTGCAacttttggatttgatttgtggctctttttttggtttgtgtgcAATTCGTATTTGGTATTTGTGAACCTTTGGTTTTTTGGTTCGTATTTGGTTCtttggttttatatttttgagagagagttattTGGGTGTATTTGAAATTTGGGTTTATGAGAGTGCCTCTATACCAATTTGTATTATCCCAAATttgttataataaaatttgttcgTCGTCACCCATAGATGTAAGCTATTGTCGAATCACGTAAATCTTGGTGATTTGTGtctattttcttttagattaattttcttCGTTCTTATTGTTAGTTTGAAGATCTTTCACaagcctaaaatattttcacaatcaatcTTAATAATTTGAGCTTCCGCTATTTTACAACAGTGATATGGGTCCTATCTTTCAAAAAACAGGACTGCTCtaagtattaaaattttcctcttCTCGGAAACCCGTCTCATACATTCAAGTATCCACATAATTTAGACTAGCATTAGTCGGACAGattattaaactaaaaaacATAACATGCAGACTTGCACTGCTCACTGCTGTAACAGCAACAGAAGTTTGGTCTTGCACTGCACTACAGTTGCAAGGGGTGAGGAAGTGACTAATGATATTGCTCGTGGGTTGATATTGGCTTTTCCTCAATTTATGTATTCAATTCTGTGACTTTGGAATTATCTCTAACATGACCTCGAAAAAGACATTTTACCACCCCCCAAACTTTTTGCATAAAGTATCACAGTAAAACTGGAGAGataggaaaaagagagacatcaatTGTGACTCCCAGCCAACTGTTTAAGGTTCcagaaaaatcacaaaaatatcttgaacaaaagtaaactaaattgagtataaccacccaaaaaaatatcACTCTCAAGATAGAGAACATTGTAATTCAACTAATATGGAGCATCATTTTGCAGAAACTTGATGCTTTTTGTTGATTCTACTTGCAACAGTTCGCTGCTATGAAAAGCAGCCCAATAAACCAATCGCCATAGCTTGGAATCTTACAACAGGAAAGAGATGAAAAGGGCATTAGAAGCTATCATGTTAAGGAAAACAACATCATGAAGAAATCTTTATATTGCACATACAAAAAAGAGGAACTATGAAATCCAATTATCTACAGAACAAGAGGTCACAACTTTTACGTGATTTGGGAAAATGTACCAATTAACCAACAACAAGCACTTTTTTAACAGTAAATAACTAGATGTCAAGCAAAATAATTAACTTGTACTGCGCCAAAGAGAAGCACTCTTGACTTTCATATTACAACCACAAACTATCATCATGATTAACTCACCCACATGTCTTTCATGTTTCAAGTCAGCTATTACTGCCACTCAAGAATCTGAGGGTGGCTGCTCATGCTGTAGATGTGGCCATGCCGACTGAGTCATGTAAGGCCGAGTCTGTTGGCCATAAACTTGATCCATTACCGGCTTGCCCATGATCATCCCTGGAGCACCAACCTGTGAAGAATGCTGAGGTTGCATGTAATAGTAAGGAAGAGCATCACCTCCGACTGGAAGATTTCCAGCTCTTGGGATCGATGCAAGTACTTCATCCTTCAAATCCTCCCTTGGAACAATATCAACCAGAAAATCAAATATATCAGTCCTTGTAATTGCAGCTGCAATGTCATTTTTCTGGAGTGTCCTCCTTTTGTTCTCCTCCGTGTGATTCCAAGACCGAAGTGTCAACTCTAGAATGAACATTTCACAGGCCCTGGCAAATATGACCGGGGCTTCAGCTGATATCATCCTTACATCCTCATCGGCTTTCATAATCTTCTTAATTCTAGCCAATGGCAGGCTATGGTTCTTGAAATCAGAAGTCTGCTCAATCTCTTGGTACTGATTTGTCCAAAAATTTTGGAGCTGTTGTTGcagttgctgttgctgttggtGGTGAATGTGCTGATAAGCAAGTTGGTGTTGTGCAAGCTGAGCTGAAGAGGCAGAGAGTCCTGCTGTCTGACTAGGAGACTGCATAGTTCCCACTGATCCAGGTTGGGAGGCCCCAATCATTTGGTTTGGTTGATATGGATTGAGGCCATATGGCACTTGACCTGCAGGCTGACCATGCCCTAGCTGATCCATACTGGCTTAGGTTCACTTGGAATGAAATTCTTTATGCTTCTAAATAAGcaatcaaaaaaacaaaaaaattgaatgaacAAAAACAGTTAATAGCCTTCCataaaagaaaatgcaagatCTAAACTATAGACATTGAAATAAACAGCATAAATTTTAAACTCTTCAATTCAACATAGACCACAACTTTTGGTACTCCAAGCCCATGAATCTGATATAGTCCAAACCTAAGCTTAAAAACAAACCAATGCAAAAGATGTCAATGAAAAATCATTAGATCTGTCGTACTGAATTGCTAAGAAACAGGAGACCGGTCACCGGTCACCAGTACAAGCCAATAGGCTCATGTGAGTTCTCTTCATACCTAACAACTTTATAACAAATAGTGAAGAGTCTCATTGGTACTGGAAGCATGTGTCATGAATGATGTCACCCATAATCTCATACTGTATGTCTAAGAAATTAAGCTTTCAATCTGAATTGGGAAAGAAGACTATTTATATAGTGACAATTTATCAACAgtctaaatagtaaataaagtaaaaatttgaaacaaaaatattaattgcatGTTGTATTATATCTATCTAGCAAGCCATCAAAAACTAAATACCATGCTTCCACAAGTAACAAGAACTTGCAACAACAACTAAAACATTAACCGAAACATCGCACTTAATCTCACATAGAGCACATACAACACTGATTCACAATCAATAAACTAAATTCTAGCATCTATGATGTGGACTGTGATCTGAAACTGAAAGTATCTAATAATTACTCAATCTGATCAGTCCAAAGGGCCGACAAAAAACCCGTCAGAAAATCACAATTACCAGCAGAAATTCCCATTTCCCAACTATAAATTTTCAGTCTTTGATTCCTAAAACCTAAGCTTCCGCCACAAACACACAGACACACTACCAACTAAACGAGCTGTCGTTTACACAAAGGAACGCCAAACAAACACTTGGCGTAACATCTTTTGCTTTTTTCAATCATACAACATACGACACGTATACCTATGTACATACGTCCGTTACGTATACGGAAACTAACTacacaaaagaaaccaaacatggttagcaaaaaaaaaaaaaacaaaagaaaccaaacaaaaacacacacacaaacacacacaggACCACGTCGTACTAAACCGTTATTAGCGAATTCCGAGGTTTCCAAAAAGCCCCAACTAACAATTTAACTACCAAACCTCACTAAATTTACACAgataaatttcaaacaaaaaaataatcatcgAATTAATATCTGgtgaacaaaaattaaatatgaagaaaatataagagagtgagtgagagagagtagTACCAAATCCGGTGCGTTTTGGTGGGATTTCTGGGTGAGGTTTCAATGGGTGAAACCCTAAGAGAGAAGACTTTTTTgactaagaagaagaagaagaagaagctaaataaagaagaagaaagcaacGGGGACTATGACACAGAGAGGACTATAGCATAtgctctatatatataatatataatatatgaaattattatgtgggaagaaaataaaactttattttatatatagtttattattattatatagtagtttaagagaaaataaaataaaataaagagtgGGTGCATGTGTCTGTATGGAAGTGGAGGTAAGGAGTGGGAAGGTGGACTTTTTAATGGGGCTATCTATGCTTTTAAAAGTCTCTCAACTCAACTCTCAAAGTCTCTCAACTCcactataaagaaaaaaaaaaaaaaagcgccaGTTTGCTTCGTCGTCCGATTATGTCTTTCGGTTTGCCCTTTTCCACCCTCATCACGATTTTACCCTCACCTATTGTATTAAATTATTGACTTTCTACCACTTAGATTGGGCCTTAATTGATgggtataagttttttttttttttttaatatataatattacaaatttatagGATCCATATATCAAAACACCAATAGCCAATAGGACCATAGATCTCTTATTCGACGATAATGAATTTTATCAATTGGATTAACTTGAACATACAATGGATTGCCATCAACTTGCTTTGCTTTGAAAGGTAGATGGTTTAATTTATAGTTTAGATTAGTGTACATAAAAAGTAGGTAGGGTGGTGTTTGGAACAAAGGAGAATCACAAGAGACACAATTTGAGTCCAGTGCTATATAATATATTAGACTTGatatgatataaaatatttgtccacctcatattattatttttttttttgataaccatCTTGTGTTAGATTCAGTACACAAGAGCACTTGACGTAAACTTTATCCAACCACAAGGAGGACTTATATGTAATTGGCAATGGTTGTCTAACAACTTAGTGTTTTGGTAGAATCGTGCATAAGACAAATAGACTTCCTAGATCATTGACTAATCTTGGTGGGTTGGTTTTAGATCCTTGATGATTAAATTAGTGATAAGAgttttgtgaataattttaaaaggtAGAAATTATGAAAACAATGCTATCTTTAGCTTTGTCAATTTTGGGTTATCGTGAGGGTTGGTTGCATCTTGGATCTATTCCCCCAAGAGGGAAAATGGAAGGTTTTGTCATTTCTTTATCCTCTTTAGATTGGTTAAGAGGGCCTAAGCTCAACATAATTTTTCCAAATGACAAATTGGGCTCCTCTTTTTTAAGTCTAATATATTTCATGCTTATCCATTTAGTAGGTAAGATTCTAATGTTGATTAGTGGTAGAAATGCATTCCCAAGGCTTCCTGAAGAAGGCTCACATAGCTTTTAGGAGAAGACTCATtacttggggggggggggggggattgaTCGATCTATTGTACAACCGAGCTAGAATAGTTCAGTCGAGTTTGGTCCCATTAACACCAACTTTGTTACAAAGCTAAAGTTTGAGCATGAGATATTGTTGACTCACATAAATGTAAGTGTGTATATAGTGATATATCATTTAAAATCATATTTCATTAAATAAGGGAGGATAATTGATTTTAGATTACATAATACTATATTCACATTTAAATTTGTTCACTATCATATCTTTGCATTGAATTAaacttgtaagtgcacaattgcacctggccccaagaacagttacgggctcaggcccaatgagccttaaacaatatgaatttgtagagtgtgggcttgaaacccaggttagaagtgtttgaggattaaatgacaagtcaaagattgcaaacacttgaaaacaacaaggaatattgtaaatcaacctgctcggacgtaagccgagagatgttcttatattctctctttctcttttttctctttctttttagattacaaagaagggaGCCCCCTGattctgttctaagttgctccttaaatactcattttttttgatactttgtacacgtgttgccccaactcccccttagcctagatatttcttttctcagtgcctttgaatagtaaccagaagtttcccttccactgttcaggtgtcacttccccattaatgcgaccagggtggtaggtgcagggtctttaatgtggaggtggcagcctttatctttggtatttttctaacatcggtgcttctaggacattcaagggtttaccccctttaaccattggtcttgaccgtgtcattccctaacctttaccataaagtcccgggttctccggtgtccgtccgaagagaaattcactctcggctggatcctcggatcctcggcgtatgggccaacccgtagtactaacaagttctaaacctaagagcaggtcggccttccttagcatggcccaaaggcccacatctccatcagggtctttttactccccacaaaacTTACTTCAGTgtttttatacaatttatttGTAAGTAAAAtgacctaaaataaataaatttatcccaaACAAACCCTTCATACATTAGTCTTTATACTCTTTTGTCATTTGAGAGGAAAGAAGGATTCCcaactttttcattttggttgtGTCTTGATTCTCTTGAAGCCTTTGGAAGAAGATGAAGTCtcttcctcacttttttttattaataatatcctcttattattcaattaaagaaaaaaaaagtggggtctccgattagatttatttttttttttgataaccacCTCGTGTTAGATTCAATGCACAAGAGCACTTGACCTAAACTTTATCCAACCACAAGGAGGATTTTGACGAAATTGGCAATGGCTGTCTAACTACTCGGTGTTTTGGTAGACTCCTACATAAGACAAATAGACTTCCTAGATCATTGACTAATCTTGGTGGGCTGGTTTTAGATCCTTGATGATTAAATTAGTGATAAGAgttttgtgaataattttaataggtaaaattatgaaaatagtaCTATCTTTAACTTTGTGAATTTTGGGTTATCGGGAGGATTGGTTGCATCTTGGATCTATTCCCCTAAAAGGCAAATGGGAAGGTTTTGACATTTCTTTGTCCTCTTTAGATTAGTTAAGAGGGCGTAAGCTCAACATTACTTTTCCAAGTGACAAATTGGGCTCCTCTTTTTTAAGTCTAATAGCATTTCATGCTTATCCGTTTAGTAGGTAAGATCCTTATGTTGACTAGTGGTAGAAATACACTCCCAAGGCTTCTTGAAGAAGGCTCACATAGCTTCCGGGAGAAGACTCATCACTTGGGGGGAAAAATTGATTGACCTGTTGTACAACCGAGCTAGAATAGTGTGGTTAAGTTTGGTCCCATTAACACCAACTTCGTTACAAACTTGAAGAGTATGAGATATTGTCAACCCCCATAAATGTAAATGTGTACATAGTGACATATCATTTAAAATCATATTTCATTAAATAAGGGAGGATATTGATTTTAGATTACATAATACTATATTCACATTTAAATTTGTTCCCTATCAAATCATTGCATTGAATTAGACTTACTTTAGTGTATTTATACAATTTATTTGTAAGTAAAATgacctaacaaaaataaattatcccAAAGAAACCCTAAATACATTAGTCTTGATGCTGTTTTGTCATTTGAGAGGAAAGGAGGATTCCCAACTTTTTCATTTTCGGTTGTGTCTTGATTCTCTTGAACCTTATGGAAGAAGATGAAGCCTCTTCCCcactttttttataaagtttttattaataatatcctctcattattcaattaaagaaaacaaaagtggGTTCTTTTAGTTAGCTTAATGGTTTACCTCATCAAAGGCTTAGTTTATGGTCAATGACTAAAATGCGAGATAGATACGCCATGTGTCCACCTCTAAACAAGTCCATTTTGCTATAGGTGACGTGTCTGACTCACATTGAGTGCACGAATTCCATAGATGCTCCCTCATGCAAGTAAGAGTGGAAGAGAGATTCCATTGAATTGTAAATAATTGgtcagactttttttttttagtgccaATCCAATATTctaattcattttaaattttgatcattttaccCAATCATGTAGAATTTCAACGATGCTCCATTAGGTCTGCATCAATTTCTAGGCAATGTGAAAAGCTACTTCTTTTTTAACTAGATTCCAGAGTtgatgactaaaaaaaaaattcaatctaaaatttgatagataataataatagtataaaaCTTAAGCAATTGAGGGTCCGTTTGAATgcagttgaaaactgaaaatactgtagtaaaataatttttaaatgtgtgaatagtgttgcatgtctcatttttaattataaaaaaagttgaaaagtacatgaacagtgcaccactgtgcggttactgttcacacACAGTGTTGAAAAGTGCATCATGTCTGCTGTTGAAATCTGTgcaccaggaaaaaaaaaaagtcagaaaCGTGAAATGTAGACACAACCTCCCTATCCAAACCTACCCTGAGTGTGCGTTTGGGAGGGGCTGAAATGCCCAGCGTCTGCACTTCAGCCccttcccttctttttttttcttcactaggACGTGCATtgtgtactgttcattggccataaATAGTGATTTTAGGCTaatgaacaataattttaagCGTAAACAGTGTtatttatacattaaaaaattattttgctataatttttttcagttttcagtttcagctacaTCCAAACGGACCCTGAATCTTTTAGAGCCCTCCTCTTATGGTGCCACATCAATGTCTGAAACCTCCCTTTCATGtcagtattttaatttttgaatttataaaaaaaaaaaatagtaatatgtgtcaaattgaaatcaattaaaactCATTTATCACAAGTTCTATAGGACTAAAGCAACCTtgcattaacaattttttatctttaattataattaaattatatttgatatagactaaaattaatttatgcTAGGACTtctctataaatttaaattCCCTGGTACAATTTCTTTGTTCCTTTGTTTAGgtattttgtttgctttttatctgatttaataaattagatattACAAGTTCTAACATGCATGTAATTTAACAATGTTACGATTAGATTGGTCTTCTTTACTAGTTGTTTTGTATTTGAAGCCTTTAGAGTTCGAAGAAAATTAAAGTTACTAtcaattttactacataaatattattaaaaaagaatttacAAGAAGAATCTTAAAAGTTAACGTGATAATTTACCTTAGCTAGATCTCGCTGATGCCACCTAAATGGTAGGTAGGCGATGTGAGACCGATTGGTCTAATAAAGACAAAAGTCAACCATAGTGATCTAGGGGTATGCTTACAGATCTCATCACCCAAAATTGAATCTAATGATTAAAGTTATGGCATATGGTGTATGTtataaggctgcgtttggttcggCAGTAAATGGTTTCTgggtgtaaaatgatttcagctgaaaatattttcgggaaaagaaaatatttttaggtgtttggtaacatttgaaaaaatactttgaaaaatattttcaggtgtttggttgtcatcttgaaaatattatagaaaatacattttgtatttgttgctcacattttctcacattttctcaacttccaaacaaatatcatttcctgatctagaacaacaaaacccaaaaaaaaaaactcatcaaattttctcaatgaagcacaacaaaacccaaaaataaaaaaaagctcatcatcaaaaaccaaatcCGGTCAGATAGaacgaagacagagagagagagagaggcgactggcgatggcgaaggggaGTTTGCGCCGGCGCGGtgcggcgatggcgaaggcgagatcgcgcaGGCGCGGTGCGGCGATGGtgaaggcgagatcgcgcggcgCGGCAactggcgatggcgaaggcgagatcgcgcggcccggcgatggcgatggcgaaggggaGATCGCGCCGGCGCGGCGATGGCGATGGTGATGGCGAAGgcgaaggcgcgatctcgccggcgcggtctgggtgctctctctctctcttcgtgctctgtctctctctctctctcttcgtgctctgtgtgataattttctggaaaatttcaatttgaaggtaaaatagacatgGAAAACGTTTTCCGGGTGGGGAGGGTTTATTTTCCGGTCAACTGATTtcattttccgtttgaccatattttcaggtgttgcca
It encodes:
- the LOC142625756 gene encoding nuclear transcription factor Y subunit C-3-like, whose product is MDQLGHGQPAGQVPYGLNPYQPNQMIGASQPGSVGTMQSPSQTAGLSASSAQLAQHQLAYQHIHHQQQQQLQQQLQNFWTNQYQEIEQTSDFKNHSLPLARIKKIMKADEDVRMISAEAPVIFARACEMFILELTLRSWNHTEENKRRTLQKNDIAAAITRTDIFDFLVDIVPREDLKDEVLASIPRAGNLPVGGDALPYYYMQPQHSSQVGAPGMIMGKPVMDQVYGQQTRPYMTQSAWPHLQHEQPPSDS